One window of the Trifolium pratense cultivar HEN17-A07 linkage group LG2, ARS_RC_1.1, whole genome shotgun sequence genome contains the following:
- the LOC123910774 gene encoding uncharacterized protein LOC123910774, translating into MEGFNFVTGFPKNKRLFLSTILLLVSLICAAYFLANAFHYKQVRLARWGLIYSIPDTTTSNEKCKTQCHPSGTHPLPQGIVATTSNLETRPLWEDAHSPTNSNRPFNLLAIPVGVKQKQVVDKIVKKFPSSDFVVMLFHYDGFVDEWKNLAWSNRAIHVSAINQTKWWFAKRFLHPDIVADYNYIFLWDEDLLVDNFDPQRYLSIVKEEGLEISQPALDPGKSEIHHPLTVRKARSKVHRRYYKLKGSGRCDDNSTAPPCLGWVEMMAPVFSKKSWQCVWHMIQNDLIHAWGLDRQLGYCAQGDRMRNVGVVDSEYIVHLGLPTLGGSNDNETSSNSRRESDRPKVRMQSYIEMQVFGKRWKDAAEKDQCWIDPYEQHQNQTSH; encoded by the exons ATGGAGGGTTTTAACTTTGTAACT GGTTTTCCAAAGAATAAGAGGCTGTTCCTTTCGACCATCCTCCTTCTCGTTTCTTTGATTTGTGCCGCTTATTTCCTTGCTAATGCATTCCACTACAAACAAGTA AGATTAGCACGATGGGGTCTAATTTATTCAATTCCGGATACAACAACATCCAATGAAAAATGCAAG ACACAATGCCACCCTTCTGGAACTCACCCATTGCCTCAAGGAATTGTTGCTACAACATCTAACTTGGAAACGCGTCCCTTATGGGAGGATGCCCACTCTCct aCAAATTCAAACCGCCCATTCAATTTGTTGGCTATTCCGGTAGGAGTTAAGCAGAAACAAGTTGTTGATAAAATCGTCAAAAAG TTCCCGTCCAGTGATTTTGTTGTCATGCTTTTTCATTACGATGGTTTTGTGGATGAATGGAAGAATTTAGCTTGGAGTAATCGTGCCATACATGTGTCTGctataaatcaaacaaaatg GTGGTTTGCAAAACGATTCTTGCATCCAGACATAGTTGCTGACTACAATTATATATTTCTCTGGGATGAGGACCTTCTTGTTGATAATTTTGATCCACAGAG GTATTTATCTATTGTTAAAGAAGAAGGACTAGAGATATCACAGCCTGCACTGGATCCTGGTAAATCAGAAATACATCACCCACTGACAGTTCGTAAAGCAAGATCAAAAGTGCACAG AAGGTATTATAAGCTAAAAGGTAGCGGAAGGTGTGATGACAATAGCACAGCTCCTCCTTGCTTAGG GTGGGTGGAAATGATGGCACCGGTGTTTTCTAAAAAATCTTGGCAATGTGTATGGCATATGATCCAG AATGACTTAATCCATGCCTGGGGACTGGATAGACAGCTCGGTTATTGTGCACAG GGCGATAGAATGAGAAATGTCGGTGTGGTGGATTCTGAATACATAGTTCATCTTGGCCTGCCCACTCTTGGGGGATCTAATGACAATGAG ACGTCGTCAAATTCCCGTAGAGAGAGTGATAGACCTAAA GTGAGGATGCAGTCATATATTGAAATGCAGGTTTTTGGCAAAAGATGGAAAGATGCAGCAGAGAAGGACCAATGTTGGATTGATCCATATGAACAACATCAAAATCAGACTAGCCATTAG
- the LOC123910773 gene encoding glycosyltransferase BC10-like has translation MARMRGGGGGGGGEESGGGGGEQRERDPKHSGLVRLVQIVTMLVVFAGGVVIGLTTTSHIHYFNTNYNNNNNYLHFISQQPSSTAGVFNHIDDDIIDTLQQQQPNNCNCNCTTNNNNEPPPTPSPLPVVVVEEYEEDMLESFVHPSNITHTLSDDQLFWRASLVPTKHNYPYARVPKLAFMFLTRGPLPLLPLWERFFQGHSHLFNIYIHAPPGYLLNVSHSSPFYRRNIPSQVVSWGTVTLADAERRLLANALLDFSNERFVLLSESCIPVYNFPTVYRYLIDSAHSFVESYDDPSRYGRGRYSRNMLPDIQLKHWRKGSQWFELNRALAVYIVSDTQYFSLFRKYCKPACYPDEHYIPTFLNMFHGSLNSNRTVTWVDWSMLGPHPATYGRDNITVSFIQAIRNNGSLCRYNSDMTSICYLFARKFDPSALEPLLNLSSEVMNF, from the exons ATGGCGAGAATgcgaggaggaggaggaggaggaggaggtgaAGAgagtggaggaggaggaggagaacagagagagagagatccgAAGCACTCTGGTTTGGTAAGATTGGTACAAATAGTAACGATGTTGGTTGTTTTTGCTGGCGGTGTCGTCATCGGTTTAACAACCACTTCTCACATTCACTACTTCAAtactaattataataataacaataactaCCTTCATTTCATTTCCCAACAACCTTCTTCCACTGCTGGTGTCTTCAATCACATTGATGATGATATTATTGATACcctccaacaacaacaacccaaCAACTGTAACTGTAATTGtacaactaataataataatgaaccACCTCCAACTCCTTCACCTCTtccggtggtggtggtggaggagtATGAAGAGGATATGTTGGAGTCTTTTGTTCATCCATCCAACATCACCCACACCTTATCTGACGACCAACTTTTCTGGAGGGCTTCCTTGGTTCCCACGAAACATAACTACCCATACGCTCGTGTACCCAAACTTGCTTTCATGTTCCTTACTAGGGGACCTTTGCCCTTGTTGCCTCTCTGGGAGAGATTCTTTCAAGGCCACTCCCATCTCTTCAACATTTATATCCACGCTCCTCCTGGTTACCTTCTCAACGTCTCTCATTCTTCCCCATTTTATCGACGCAACATTCCAAGTCAG GTTGTTTCCTGGGGAACAGTTACACTGGCCGATGCTGAGAGGCGGCTTCTAGCAAATGCACTGCTGGACTTTTCAAATGAGCGATTTGTTCTCCTCTCAGAGAGTTGCATCCCTGTCTACAACTTCCCTACTGTTTACAGATATCTCATTGATTCTGCACACAGCTTTGTTGAGTCATATGATGATCCTTCCCGTTACGGTCGAGGCCGCTACAGCCGCAATATGCTACCTGATATTCAGCTTAAACACTGGCGCAAAGGCTCTCAATGGTTTGAACTCAACCGTGCTCTCGCTGTTTATATAGTCTCTGACACCCAATACTTTTCCCTCTTCCGTAAATACTGTAAGCCTGCTTGCTACCCAGACGAACACTACATTCCAACCTTCCTTAATATGTTCCATGGTTCTCTTAATTCAAACAGAACAGTCACATGGGTCGACTGGTCAATGCTTGGTCCTCATCCGGCAACCTACGGGAGGGATAATATAACCGTCAGTTTTATACAGGCTATAAGGAACAATGGATCCCTTTGTCGATATAACTCAGATATGACTTCCATTTGTTACCTCTTTGCTCGCAAGTTTGATCCCAGTGCATTGGAGCCGTTGCTTAACCTCTCTTCAGAAGTCATGAACTTTTAA
- the LOC123910772 gene encoding chloride channel protein CLC-c-like — protein MEWEEEIEERIEIVCNDHNNDDHMMNQKQPLLLRRRINNSSQQAIVGANICPIQSLDYELIENDLLKQDWRSRTKVEIYQYVVLKWSLALLIGLITGFVGFFNNLGVENIAGFKLLLTNNLMLKQKYHEAFAAYVACNMILGAAAAALCAYIAPAAAGSGIPEVKAYLNGIDAHSILAPSTLFVKIFGSILGVAGGFVVGKEGPMVHTGACIANLLGQGGSRKYRLTWKWLRYFKNDRDRRDLITCGAAAGVTAAFRAPVGGVLFALEEAASWWRSALLWRTFFTTAVVAVVLRSFIQFCHQGGGKCGLFGEGGLIMFDVNSAKPSYTTFDLLTVIFLGVIGGLMGSLYNYLVDKVLRTYTAINERGPIFKILLVMIISIVTSCIRFGLPLLSKCVPCPGECPSPPTAGFSIHYDNFQCPPNHYNDLSSLLFTTNDDAIRNLFSNGSDSANAGFQLSTLIIFFVAIYLLGIVTYGVAIPSGLFIPVILAGASYGRLIGTVLDQFTVLDTGLFALLGAASFLGGTMRMTVSLCVILLELTDNLLMLPLVMLVLLISKTVADCFNKGVYDQIVEFKGLPYMEAHAEPYMRNLVAGDVVSGPLFSFCGIEKVGNIVHALKVTKHHGFPVIDEPPLTDSPELCGLVLRSHLLVLLKHKTLFTRERVLTGSTIMNKVKASDFAKPGLGRGIIRVEDLDISQEDMEMFVDLHPITNTSPYTVVETMSLAKAALLFRELGLRHLLVVPKKPGRPPIVGILTRHDFMSEYILGLFPNLNKD, from the exons ATGGAGTGGGAGGAGGAAATAGAGGAAAGGATTGAGATAGTCTGTAATGATCACAACAATGATGATCACATGATGAATCAGAAACAACCGTTATTGTTGAGAAGGAGAATCAATAACTCTTCTCAGCAGGCTATTGTTGGAGCCAATATTTGTCCCATTCAAAGTCTTGATTATGA GTTAATTGAGAATGATCTGTTGAAGCAGGATTGGAGGTCAAGAACCAAGGTTGAGATATACCAATATGTTGTTCTGAAATGGAGCCTTGCACTTCTTATTGGTTTAATTACTGGATTTGTTGGGTTTTTTAACAACCTTGGAGTTGAGAATATTGCTGGTTTCAAACTTTTACTCACCAACAATCTCATGCTCAAGCAAAAGTATCATGAGGCATTTGCAGCATATGTCGCTTGTAACATGATTTTAGGGGCTGCGGCTGCAGCCCTGTGTGCTTATATTGCCCCTGCAGCAGCAGGTTCCGGCATACCAGAGGTAAAGGCATACCTCAATGGCATTGATGCGCATTCTATATTGGCTCCGTCTACCCTTTTTGTCAAG ATATTTGGTTCAATTTTAGGAGTTGCTGGTGGTTTCGTTGTGGGGAAAGAAGGACCCATGGTACATACAGGTGCTTGCATTGCTAATTTACTCGGACAAGGCGGTTCTCGTAAATATCGACTCACCTGGAAATGGCTCAGATACTTCAAAAATGATAGAGATCGAAGGGATTTGATCACTTGCGGTGCAGCTGCAGGTGTTACCGCTGCCTTCCGTGCTCCTGTTGGTGGTGTTCTTTTCGCACTCGAAGAAGCTGCTTCGTGGTGGAGGAGTGCTCTTCTATGGCGTACATTCTTTACCACTGCTGTAGTAGCAGTTGTTTTAAGGAGTTTTATACAATTTTGTCATCAAGGAGGAGGCAAATGCGGTCTCTTTGGCGAAGGAGGACTCATAATGTTTGATGTTAATTCTGCAAAGCCTTCCTACACCACATTTGATCTACTCACAGTTATATTTCTCGGAGTCATTGGAGGTCTTATGGGAAGCCTTTACAATTATCTTGTTGATAAAGTCCTTCGCACTTACACCGCTATAAATGA GAGAGGTCCAATATTCAAGATTTTACTGGTGATGATTATCTCGATTGTGACATCTTGTATTCGATTTGGGCTTCCGTTGCTATCAAAGTGTGTGCCATGTCCAGGGGAGTGCCCTAGCCCCCCAACCGCAGGTTTCTCAATACACTACGACAATTTTCAATGTCCACCCAACCACTACAATGATCTCAGCTCTCTCCTTTTCACCACCAACGACGATGCCATCCGCAACCTGTTCAGTAATGGCTCCGACTCTGCCAATGCCGGATTTCAACTTTCAACTCTCATAATTTTCTTCGTGGCAATATACTTGCTTGGAATTGTGACATACGGTGTTGCCATTCCCTCTGGTCTATTCATTCCAGTCATACTTGCTGGAGCTTCCTATGGGCGTCTAATAGGGACTGTGTTGGATCAATTCACAGTTCTTGATACTGGTTTGTTTGCTCTCCTTGGAGCAGCATCCTTCCTTGGTGGAACCATGAGAATGACAGTTTCTCTCTGTGTCATACTTCTTGAGCTCACGGATAACTTGTTGATGCTACCATTGGTAATGTTGGTTCTCCTCATTTCTAAAACAGTGGCCGATTGTTTTAACAAAGGTGTTTATGATCAGATTGTGGAGTTCAAGGGACTGCCTTATATGGAAGCACATGCAGAGCCGTACATGAGGAATTTAGTTGCAGGCGACGTTGTTTCTGGTCCACTGTTTTCTTTTTGTGGGATCGAGAAAGTGGGGAATATTGTTCATGCTTTGAAGGTGACAAAACATCATGGATTTCCTGTAATTGACGAGCCTCCTTTGACGGATTCTCCTGAGTTGTGTGGGTTGGTATTAAGGTCTCATCTGCTGGTACTTCTCAAGCACAAGACATTGTTCACTAGGGAGAGAGTGTTGACAGGATCTACCATTATGAACAAGGTTAAGGCAAGTGATTTTGCGAAACCGGGTTTAGGGAGAGGGATAATAAGGGTGGAGGATTTAGACATTTCACAAGAGGATATGGAAATGTTTGTTGATCTTCATCCAATCACTAATACATCTCCATATACTGTTGTTGAAACAATGTCTCTTGCAAAAGCTGCTCTTCTTTTCCGGGAGCTTGGACTCAGGCACTTGCTCGTCGTGCCCAAGAAACCAGGa AGGCCTCCAATTGTTGGGATCCTGACAAGGCATGATTTCATGTCTGAGTATATCTTGGGGCTATTCCCCAACTTGAATAAAGACTAA